The Drosophila bipectinata strain 14024-0381.07 chromosome 2L, DbipHiC1v2, whole genome shotgun sequence genome has a segment encoding these proteins:
- the LOC108125216 gene encoding uncharacterized protein KIAA0513, with the protein MVDAKPQPPPAGMVPGTPPAGFAGERSKIKLFMERTPSIGALKSKFLTVLGNSNELLNGISNKLTLSSSSSDSDYCDDDEDIPKFDESIDYTKIDFEGRRVKARRAHEEIISGRYRQPNLAPRPRLEPSRGRNHANSKQGGPARSSSGSSSSSGSSTDESSSLSLPDHLAARSHDVSSTTRSDSLESRHSGGYERARAIAGARRSELDMQKDMQRIGELGEPAPPHIDVQPPTEGGGQFGSTPGRQQWGGGGAGGSNSMRVPPRSRTSNSSTLTSLRDEPDQMLASPSMESTDWRHFIRSESQNSVPSWASSISLDCRAGEEPVKEFMKHFTALLFGGPTGVINLELKSEFGVLLRLEIGRLWFTRFLTEQRHKSKRLDSVTFGGLAQYFALALFECGECEDYGPAGVLMNLCFLFYHEIEVPGCDPYREYLFISLRQQPIWQQSRFWNAIFLESLQAEREHRISGQLRRQQRRQQRQQQKQASGVGAGGGGSVTDKSLRKQGGDSSSSSSHQAVQSAAPTGTGSASANRRQSKNSLGQPQTGKELEDIAFRQLGALTCNMHSLGTSQDICLDFLKKHIVALNLSKDKAKLIRDNIYRMYHETQLWGARHG; encoded by the exons ATGGTGGATGCAAAGCCACAGCCACCCCCAGCGGGAATGGTGCCGGGAACGCCTCCGGCTGGCTTCGCCGGCGAGCGAtcgaaaattaaattgttCATGGAACGGACACCCAGCATCGGGGCTCTCAAGTCCAAGTTCCTCACAGTGCTGGGAAACAGCAATGAGCTCCTCAACGGAATATCAAATAAG TTGACCCTGAGCAGTAGCAGCAGTGACTCTGATTATtgcgacgacgacgaggatATTCCCAAGT tTGACGAGAGCATTGATTACACTAAAATCGACTTTGAAGGACGTCGTGTTAAGGCTCGACGGGCTCACGAAGAAATTATATCAGGACGATATCGCCAGCCTAACTTAGCACCAA GACCTCGTCTGGAACCATCTCGTGGTCGCAACCATGCGAACAGCAAACAAGGTGGCCCGGCCCGCTCCAGTTCTGGATCCTCGAGCAGCTCTGGCAGCAGTACTGACGAAAGTAGCTCCTTGTCCTTACCAGATCATCTGGCGGCTCGTTCCCATGACGTGAGCAGCACCACGCGCTCCGACTCCTTGGAGTCACGGCATTCCGGCGGATACGAACGTGCTCGGGCTATTGCCGGAGCAAGGCGCAGCGAACTGGACATGCAAAAGGACATGCAGCGCATTGGAGAGCTTGGCGAGCCAGCTCCACCCCACATCGATGTCCAGCCACCCACAGAGGGCGGTGGTCAGTTTGGATCGACGCCGGGACGTCAGCAGTGGGGTGGCGGAGGGGCAGGCGGCAGCAATTCCATGCGTGTGCCGCCGCGCAGCCGCACTTCCAACAGCAGCACGCTGACAAGCCTTCGTGATGAGCCGGACCAGATGCTGGCCAGCCCCAGCATGGAGTCCACTGATTGGCGGCACTTCATCCGCTCCGAGTCACAGAACTCGGTGCCGTCGTGGGCGTCCTCCATTAGCCTGGACTGTCGGGCGGGCGAAGAGCCCGTAAAGGAGTTCATGAAGCATTTCACCGCTCTGCTCTTTGGCGGACCAACCGGCGTCATCAACCTGGAACTAAAGTCGGAGTTTGGGGTGCTGCTGCGCCTGGAGATCGGCCGGCTGTGGTTCACCCGTTTTCTTACAGAACAGCGACACAAATCCAAGAGGCTGGACTCTGTCACTTTTGGTGGCCTGGCCCAGTACTTCGCCCTGGCACTGTTTGAGTGCGGCGAATGCGAAGACTATGGACCTGCGGGGGTGTTGATGAACCTCTGCTTCCTCTTTTACCATGAGATCGAGGTCCCTGGCTGCGATCCCTACCGAGAGTACCTATTCATCTCGCTGCGGCAGCAACCCATCTGGCAGCAGTCGCGATTCTGGAACGCCATCTTCCTGGAGAGTCTGCAGGCGGAGCGGGAGCACCGCATAAGTGGTCAGCTAAGGCGCCAGCAGCGACGGCAACAGAGGCAGCAGCAAAAGCAGGCCTCCGGAGTAGgcgcaggaggaggaggctcAGTCACGGATAAATCGCTACGCAAACAGGGAGGCGACTCGTCGTCTAGTTCCTCGCACCAAGCGGTACAATCGGCGGCTCCGACGGGCACCGGCTCCGCATCCGCAAACCGGAGACAGAGCAAGAATAGTTTAGGTCAGCCTCAGACTGGCAAGGAGTTGGAGGACATCGCATTTCGACAGCTAGG GGCCTTAACATGCAACATGCATTCGCTGGGCACTTCCCAAGATATATGCCTCGACTTTCTTAAAAAACACATCGTGGCACTTAACCTGTCCAAAG ATAAAGCCAAACTCATTCGAGACAATATATATCGCATGTACCACGAGACACAACTTTGGGGCGCCCGACACGGCTGA